The following are from one region of the Thiocapsa rosea genome:
- the prpB gene encoding methylisocitrate lyase, producing the protein MTETLTPGARLRLAVAEEHPLQVVGAVNAYHAMMAERTGYRALYLSGGGVAACSFGIPDLGMTSLDNVLEDVRRITDATALPLLVDADTGWGGAFNIARTVRLMNQAGAAGCHIEDQVAAKRCGHRPGKAIVSKEEMVDRIKAAVDARTDDFVIMARTDALAVEGIDSAIERAVACVEAGADMIFPEAMTELAQYEQFIAAVKVPVLANITEFGSTPLFTTTELGNVGVSLVLYPLSAFRAMNLAALKVYEAIRRDGTQAAVVDSMQTRMDLYDFLNYHGFEQKLDELFAQGKD; encoded by the coding sequence ATGACCGAAACTCTCACACCCGGCGCCCGCCTTCGGCTCGCCGTTGCAGAGGAGCATCCTCTTCAGGTGGTCGGCGCCGTCAACGCCTATCACGCCATGATGGCTGAGCGCACCGGTTATCGGGCGCTTTATCTCTCGGGCGGCGGCGTGGCGGCCTGCTCCTTCGGGATCCCGGATCTCGGGATGACCAGCTTGGACAATGTGCTGGAGGATGTGCGCCGGATCACCGACGCCACCGCCCTGCCCCTCTTGGTCGACGCCGACACCGGCTGGGGCGGCGCCTTCAACATCGCCCGCACGGTCCGACTGATGAACCAGGCCGGCGCAGCCGGATGCCATATCGAGGACCAGGTCGCGGCCAAGCGCTGCGGTCATCGCCCCGGCAAGGCGATCGTCTCCAAGGAGGAGATGGTCGACCGCATCAAGGCCGCCGTCGATGCACGCACCGACGACTTCGTCATCATGGCCCGCACCGATGCCTTGGCTGTCGAGGGGATCGACTCGGCCATCGAGCGCGCCGTCGCCTGTGTGGAGGCCGGCGCGGACATGATCTTTCCCGAGGCCATGACCGAGTTGGCCCAATACGAGCAGTTCATCGCGGCGGTCAAGGTCCCGGTCCTTGCGAACATCACCGAGTTCGGCTCCACCCCGCTCTTCACGACGACCGAGCTGGGCAACGTCGGGGTGTCGCTGGTGCTCTACCCGTTGTCGGCCTTCCGCGCCATGAACCTCGCCGCACTCAAGGTCTACGAGGCGATCCGCCGCGACGGCACTCAAGCCGCCGTGGTCGACAGCATGCAGACCCGCATGGATCTCTACGACTTCCTCAATTACCACGGCTTCGAGCAGAAGCTCGATGAGCTGTTTGCGCAGGGCAAAGATTGA
- a CDS encoding GntR family transcriptional regulator — MTSATTEPLSEETSTIADRVFGQVRQAIVEGQIPAGSKISEPALAARYGISRGPLREAMRRLESTNLVERRPNLGARVITLSNDELLEIYVIREALEGMAARIAAERMSDAAIADLKSLLEQHRREVARADWQTYFQEEGDLDFHFRIVQGSGNRRLIDILCNDLYHLARMYRCQFGMKSDRAADALKEHEMVADAIAERDGELAEWLMRRHIRASRRAVERRLAGEL; from the coding sequence ATCGCCGATCGTGTTTTCGGTCAGGTGCGCCAGGCGATTGTCGAAGGCCAGATCCCCGCCGGCAGCAAGATCAGCGAGCCGGCACTCGCGGCCCGCTACGGCATCAGCCGCGGCCCGCTGCGCGAGGCCATGCGCCGGCTCGAATCCACCAATCTCGTCGAACGCCGCCCGAATCTGGGCGCGCGGGTCATCACCCTGTCGAACGATGAACTCCTGGAGATCTACGTGATCCGCGAGGCGCTCGAGGGCATGGCCGCGCGCATCGCCGCGGAACGCATGTCCGATGCGGCCATCGCAGACCTTAAGAGCCTCTTGGAGCAGCACAGGCGCGAGGTCGCTCGCGCCGACTGGCAGACCTATTTCCAGGAGGAAGGCGATCTGGATTTCCACTTTCGCATCGTCCAAGGCAGCGGTAACCGGCGCCTCATCGATATCCTCTGCAACGACCTCTACCACCTCGCGCGCATGTATCGCTGCCAGTTCGGGATGAAGAGCGATCGGGCCGCGGATGCGCTCAAAGAGCATGAGATGGTGGCAGACGCCATCGCGGAACGCGACGGCGAACTGGCTGAGTGGCTGATGCGGCGGCATATCCGCGCCTCGCGACGGGCAGTCGAGCGCCGGCTGGCGGGCGAGCTTTGA